In Vagococcus hydrophili, one DNA window encodes the following:
- a CDS encoding aspartate/glutamate racemase family protein, with protein MDNFFTIIGGMGTIATELYIKQINQKTPATNDQEYLNYVLVNYSTIPDRSSYLMNKGKNENPLPYLLNVIKQQSALKPNFFVLTCNTAHYFYDELQKASDVPFLHMPRLAVEEVSKNYPLGTRVGLIGTEGTIKNKIYDPFILEAGFDLVHPTLEIQQMVSTLIFDKIKQKNELDTELYNQILEKMFALNCDVLILGCTELSLMEDAANYQNKHVIDPQNVLAEESVKLALSFRK; from the coding sequence ATGGATAATTTTTTCACGATAATTGGTGGAATGGGAACAATAGCGACAGAATTATATATCAAGCAAATTAACCAGAAAACACCAGCAACAAATGATCAAGAGTACTTAAATTATGTATTGGTGAATTATTCAACTATACCTGATCGTAGCTCTTATCTGATGAATAAAGGAAAAAATGAAAATCCATTACCTTATTTGTTAAATGTTATTAAGCAACAAAGTGCCTTGAAGCCTAATTTTTTCGTTTTAACTTGTAATACAGCTCATTATTTTTATGATGAGCTTCAAAAAGCAAGTGACGTTCCTTTTCTTCATATGCCTCGTTTGGCTGTTGAAGAGGTAAGTAAAAACTATCCTTTAGGAACTCGAGTTGGCTTAATTGGGACAGAAGGAACCATCAAAAATAAGATTTATGACCCATTTATTTTAGAAGCTGGTTTTGATTTAGTTCACCCAACTTTAGAAATTCAACAAATGGTTAGTACTTTGATTTTTGATAAGATTAAACAAAAAAATGAGTTAGATACAGAATTATATAATCAAATTCTAGAAAAGATGTTTGCTCTTAACTGTGATGTTTTGATTTTAGGTTGTACTGAGCTTTCTTTAATGGAAGACGCAGCTAATTATCAAAATAAACATGTGATTGATCCACAAAATGTGTTGGCAGAAGAAAGTGTTAAACTAGCATTAAGTTTTAGAAAGTAA
- a CDS encoding choloylglycine hydrolase family protein, producing MCTSVIYQNKLNQSFLARTMDFSYPLDGKPVFIPENYLFFKGNTEKSFETKYAFVGSGDLHGEYVFADGVNEAGLGAASLYFSADAVYCEDIDVEKINIAPHDVVAYLLSNFKTIEEVKAGIMGLQINNEKNTLLQKTVPLHWIVADASGYSLVIEPTKDGLMIYDNPVNVMTNSPSFTWHLTNLNQYANFSNMTSPKSEYGGFVAHGNGAGSGLLGLPGDYTSISRFVRIAFMNQYTEKVSTLEESLNVIMRMLTSVYIPKGVKKKSNGRDDYTQFVSIMDLNQPGYYINYYENNQIYYVDLKVMKEQETAPKIFNCSKEVLIQNVR from the coding sequence ATGTGCACAAGTGTTATTTATCAGAATAAACTAAATCAATCATTTTTAGCTAGAACAATGGATTTTTCTTATCCATTAGATGGAAAACCAGTTTTTATTCCAGAAAATTATTTGTTTTTTAAAGGAAATACTGAAAAATCATTTGAAACAAAATATGCCTTTGTTGGATCAGGTGATTTACACGGAGAATATGTGTTTGCTGATGGAGTTAATGAAGCGGGACTTGGTGCAGCTTCACTTTATTTCTCAGCGGATGCAGTGTATTGTGAAGACATAGATGTAGAAAAAATAAATATCGCCCCTCACGATGTTGTGGCTTACTTACTATCAAACTTTAAAACGATTGAAGAAGTCAAAGCGGGGATTATGGGACTTCAAATTAATAATGAAAAAAATACGTTATTACAAAAAACAGTTCCCTTACATTGGATTGTAGCTGACGCGTCAGGTTACAGTTTGGTTATTGAACCAACAAAAGATGGTCTTATGATCTATGATAATCCAGTCAATGTCATGACAAATAGTCCAAGTTTTACTTGGCACTTAACCAATTTAAACCAATACGCTAACTTTTCAAATATGACTTCGCCTAAATCAGAATATGGTGGTTTTGTGGCTCATGGTAATGGTGCTGGTAGTGGTTTACTTGGGTTACCAGGGGATTACACATCTATCTCAAGATTTGTTCGGATTGCTTTTATGAATCAGTATACGGAAAAAGTCAGCACGCTTGAGGAGAGCCTTAATGTGATTATGAGAATGTTAACAAGTGTTTATATTCCTAAAGGTGTGAAGAAAAAAAGTAATGGACGAGATGATTATACTCAATTTGTTAGCATTATGGATTTGAATCAGCCTGGATATTACATTAATTACTATGAAAACAACCAAATTTATTATGTTGATTTAAAAGTAATGAAAGAACAAGAAACAGCCCCTAAAATATTTAATTGCTCTAAAGAAGTTTTGATTCAAAATGTAAGATAG
- the abc-f gene encoding ribosomal protection-like ABC-F family protein has translation MSTIEIKQLSFSYDGAGLTLFDHVELNIDTTWKLGLIGRNGRGKTTFFKLLQDELAYSGTINHQMDFSYFPQAIKDKNKMTYEIIDDLKAGELWEVERELTLLGTETDILWRDFSSLSGGEQTKVLLAILFSQSDYFPLIDEPTNHLDALGRKQVASYLRQKKTGFIVISHDRLFIDEVCDHILAIDKSQITISQGNYSTYQFQKERQDESEQEKNEKLKKEVGRLKQTAAKKAEWSYAREGDKYGSANVKNSGAINNTGFIGARAARAMKKSKNLLNRMDKEIEEKEKLLKNIEFIDPLTMNFVPSHHKTLLTVENFTLSFNDEPLFKPVSFDIKQGERVAIIGANGVGKTSFIKAILDKFEGNIEGQLTKMISADWSLVRQNYEVNQGTLKAFCLKHHLDYQDFLSNIKKLGLERQLFSNNIETMSMGQRKKIEIAKSLTEETPFYLWDEPLNYLDIFNYEQLEEIILLKEPTMLFVEHDEAFINKVATKVITLEKY, from the coding sequence ATGTCTACAATTGAAATTAAACAACTATCTTTTAGTTATGATGGTGCAGGATTAACACTCTTTGACCATGTAGAGTTAAATATTGATACCACTTGGAAATTGGGATTAATCGGAAGAAACGGCCGAGGAAAAACAACTTTTTTCAAGTTATTACAAGATGAATTAGCTTATTCTGGAACGATTAATCACCAAATGGATTTCTCTTATTTTCCTCAAGCAATCAAAGATAAAAATAAGATGACTTATGAAATTATTGATGATTTAAAAGCTGGAGAATTATGGGAAGTCGAGCGTGAATTAACCCTTTTAGGAACTGAAACAGATATTTTATGGCGTGACTTTTCTAGTTTATCTGGAGGAGAACAAACAAAAGTTTTGCTAGCGATCCTATTTTCGCAATCAGATTATTTTCCTTTAATCGATGAACCAACGAACCATTTAGATGCTTTAGGTCGAAAACAAGTCGCTAGTTATCTAAGACAAAAGAAAACTGGCTTTATCGTGATTAGCCACGACCGTTTATTTATTGATGAGGTCTGTGATCACATTTTAGCTATTGATAAAAGCCAAATCACGATTTCTCAAGGTAACTACTCAACCTATCAATTCCAAAAAGAGCGTCAAGATGAATCAGAGCAAGAAAAAAATGAGAAACTGAAAAAAGAAGTTGGACGCTTGAAGCAAACCGCTGCTAAAAAGGCGGAATGGTCTTATGCTAGGGAAGGTGATAAGTATGGTAGTGCCAATGTCAAAAATAGCGGTGCGATTAACAATACTGGATTTATTGGCGCTAGAGCAGCTAGAGCGATGAAAAAATCAAAAAACCTGTTAAACCGAATGGATAAAGAAATCGAAGAAAAAGAAAAGCTTCTTAAAAATATCGAGTTTATTGATCCATTAACAATGAATTTTGTCCCCTCTCATCACAAAACATTACTAACAGTTGAAAACTTTACCTTATCATTCAATGACGAACCACTATTTAAACCAGTGAGTTTTGACATTAAACAAGGTGAACGTGTCGCAATTATTGGTGCCAATGGTGTTGGGAAAACTTCCTTTATTAAAGCTATTCTAGATAAGTTTGAAGGAAATATTGAAGGGCAGTTAACAAAAATGATTAGTGCAGATTGGAGCTTGGTTCGTCAGAATTATGAAGTTAATCAAGGAACTTTAAAAGCTTTTTGTTTAAAACATCATTTAGATTACCAAGATTTTTTAAGTAACATCAAAAAACTTGGTTTAGAGCGACAACTATTTAGTAATAATATTGAAACCATGAGTATGGGACAACGTAAAAAAATTGAAATCGCTAAATCATTAACAGAAGAAACACCATTCTATCTATGGGATGAACCCTTAAATTATTTAGATATTTTTAACTATGAACAATTAGAAGAAATTATTCTCTTAAAAGAACCAACCATGCTTTTTGTGGAACATGACGAAGCTTTTATTAACAAAGTAGCAACTAAAGTTATTACCCTTGAAAAATATTAG
- the pulA gene encoding type I pullulanase produces MMSLLFIFSFQLQKSFAEEVETQVVIHYEAPETEKNIDRNIWIWPENGAGEEHSFEKEDAFGKYQVISLKGVHQKVGFLIKSKGDWSYQSKDQWVDTSSGRAHVWLDKEGALFYEATDKMKAPKNKELNVNAHYFRKNQDYEKWQLTFKVEDRAPEVVSFDTEDDFGRSTNFKVSSKTDFSKLNVTLEKRNEKNEVIETDGKERVVYLYENQGNLDMWLIEDDELVYAHPELIVKTQKIKTATIEKMNQIDLVFSKPELLEKLKTHQVKLVNSKGNVPFKMLEDDKDKPVTRLSLQTEKNLDLAESYSVETEKGEKIPVAMGAVVRTPEFDKAFYYDGKLGSEYQKAQTTFTLWAPTAKSVELVTYSDQGAESPEKEVISMTKGDKGTFKAKLSGDQAGLVYTYRLTFPDGKVNESVDPYATAAIVNGNRSVVLSPNQTNITEFNRMPAFSNPVDAVIYEAHIRDLSIASDSGIQNKGKFLGVVEPGTKNSQNQITGLDYLKSLGVTHVQFLPMYDYQTVDESQPNTPQFNWGYDPKNYNVPEGSYSTDATNPSTRVVEMKQMVKGLHDNNIRVIMDVVYNHVYEASSHAFNQTVPGYYFRYNEDGGLANGTGVGNDVASERKMAQKYIVDSVSYWAKNYQIDGFRFDLMGILDVETMNLVREELNKIDPSIIVLGEGWNMGTPLSDDKKAIQKNANKMPGIGHFNDSIRDSVKGSVFDGKEPGMINGKKDLEKLVAQNMLGAEGIEGYTEPSQLIQYVEAHDNLTLYDKLSLTNPNDTKEQRLKRHMLGTGMMLVSEGVPFIHAGQEFLRTKDGDENSYKSPDSVNQFDWNRPKEYEESVDFFKELVNYRKSEPLLRLTTYQEIKEKGKVIQAENGIIIYQLSDERKDVMIAINSNEEERDMDKKMIKGFKVVASNQLESEKSQDGKMLPLSLTVYEKNKETTTTDSSSTESSTNAENSTTDSQATKEPSEESKSSETNSTSTSSTKEQLKTSTSDGVVNKNDTVKPTPTEGKQYFSQLLPKTGEAKTAFALIGLLSLGAGWLIFRRKN; encoded by the coding sequence ATGATGAGTTTGTTATTTATATTTTCTTTTCAGTTACAAAAAAGTTTTGCAGAAGAGGTAGAAACCCAAGTAGTTATTCACTATGAAGCGCCAGAAACTGAAAAAAATATCGATCGAAACATTTGGATTTGGCCTGAAAATGGAGCCGGTGAAGAACATTCTTTTGAAAAAGAAGATGCTTTTGGAAAATATCAAGTGATTAGTTTAAAAGGAGTGCATCAAAAAGTTGGTTTTTTAATCAAATCAAAAGGGGATTGGTCTTATCAATCAAAAGATCAATGGGTTGATACAAGTAGTGGTCGAGCACACGTTTGGTTAGATAAGGAAGGTGCGTTGTTTTATGAAGCTACAGATAAAATGAAAGCGCCTAAAAATAAAGAACTAAATGTCAATGCTCATTATTTTCGAAAAAATCAAGATTATGAGAAATGGCAACTTACCTTTAAAGTAGAAGACAGGGCACCAGAAGTTGTTAGTTTTGATACCGAAGATGACTTTGGGAGAAGTACGAATTTTAAAGTATCTTCAAAAACTGATTTTTCTAAATTAAATGTAACATTAGAGAAAAGAAATGAAAAAAACGAAGTCATTGAAACAGACGGCAAGGAACGAGTGGTATATTTGTATGAAAATCAAGGGAATCTTGATATGTGGTTAATAGAAGATGATGAACTAGTTTATGCTCATCCTGAGTTGATTGTAAAAACTCAGAAAATTAAAACAGCAACGATTGAAAAAATGAATCAAATTGATTTAGTTTTTTCAAAACCAGAATTACTAGAAAAATTAAAAACACATCAAGTTAAATTAGTAAATTCTAAAGGCAATGTACCGTTTAAAATGTTAGAGGATGATAAAGATAAACCAGTCACTCGTTTATCTCTTCAAACAGAAAAAAATTTAGATTTAGCGGAAAGCTATTCTGTAGAAACTGAAAAGGGTGAAAAGATTCCAGTAGCTATGGGTGCAGTCGTTAGAACACCAGAATTTGATAAAGCATTTTACTATGATGGCAAACTAGGAAGCGAGTACCAAAAGGCTCAGACTACTTTTACCTTGTGGGCGCCAACTGCTAAATCAGTGGAACTGGTTACTTATTCAGATCAAGGAGCAGAAAGTCCTGAAAAAGAAGTTATCTCAATGACAAAAGGTGACAAAGGAACGTTTAAAGCTAAATTAAGTGGTGATCAGGCAGGTTTAGTTTATACGTATCGTTTAACCTTCCCTGATGGTAAAGTGAATGAATCCGTTGATCCTTACGCAACTGCAGCGATTGTTAATGGCAATCGTTCTGTTGTTTTAAGTCCAAATCAAACCAATATTACTGAATTTAACCGCATGCCGGCCTTTTCAAATCCTGTTGATGCAGTGATTTATGAAGCGCATATTAGAGATTTATCCATTGCAAGTGATAGCGGGATTCAAAATAAAGGGAAATTTTTAGGTGTGGTTGAACCTGGAACCAAAAATAGTCAAAATCAAATCACTGGTTTAGATTATTTGAAGAGTTTAGGTGTGACTCACGTTCAATTTTTACCAATGTATGATTATCAAACGGTAGATGAAAGTCAACCGAATACACCACAATTTAATTGGGGATATGATCCTAAAAATTACAATGTACCAGAAGGATCGTATAGTACGGATGCAACTAATCCTTCAACACGAGTGGTTGAAATGAAACAAATGGTTAAAGGGTTACATGATAATAACATTCGTGTCATTATGGATGTGGTATACAACCACGTGTATGAAGCAAGTAGTCATGCCTTCAATCAAACTGTTCCAGGCTATTATTTTAGATACAATGAAGATGGCGGTTTAGCAAATGGAACAGGTGTTGGAAATGATGTGGCTTCAGAACGTAAAATGGCTCAAAAATATATTGTGGATAGTGTGAGTTATTGGGCGAAGAATTATCAAATTGATGGGTTTAGATTTGATTTGATGGGTATTCTGGATGTGGAAACCATGAACTTAGTTAGAGAAGAGTTAAATAAAATTGATCCTTCAATCATTGTTTTAGGTGAAGGATGGAACATGGGAACACCACTTTCAGATGATAAAAAAGCGATTCAAAAAAATGCGAATAAGATGCCAGGAATTGGGCACTTTAATGATTCGATTCGTGATAGCGTTAAAGGAAGTGTCTTTGACGGGAAAGAACCTGGGATGATCAATGGTAAAAAAGATTTAGAAAAATTAGTTGCTCAAAATATGCTAGGAGCTGAAGGTATAGAAGGATACACTGAACCTAGTCAGTTGATTCAATACGTAGAAGCTCATGATAATCTAACCTTATATGATAAATTATCATTAACAAATCCTAATGACACCAAAGAACAACGATTAAAACGTCATATGTTAGGTACGGGAATGATGCTCGTTTCTGAGGGAGTTCCTTTTATTCATGCGGGTCAAGAATTTTTAAGAACCAAAGATGGTGATGAAAATAGTTATAAATCACCAGATTCAGTGAATCAATTTGACTGGAATCGACCAAAAGAATACGAAGAGTCAGTTGATTTCTTTAAAGAATTAGTCAATTATAGAAAATCGGAACCGTTATTGAGATTAACAACCTATCAAGAAATCAAAGAAAAAGGCAAAGTGATTCAAGCTGAAAATGGAATTATTATTTATCAGTTAAGTGATGAAAGAAAAGACGTGATGATTGCTATTAATAGTAACGAAGAAGAGCGTGACATGGATAAAAAAATGATTAAAGGATTTAAAGTTGTGGCTTCTAATCAATTGGAATCAGAAAAAAGTCAAGATGGAAAAATGTTGCCATTAAGTTTAACTGTCTATGAAAAAAATAAAGAAACAACTACAACTGATTCTTCTTCAACTGAATCATCAACAAACGCAGAAAACTCAACAACGGATTCACAGGCCACGAAAGAACCAAGTGAAGAATCTAAATCATCTGAAACAAATAGTACTTCAACAAGTTCTACAAAAGAACAATTAAAAACATCAACTTCTGATGGTGTAGTGAATAAGAATGATACTGTCAAACCAACACCTACAGAAGGAAAACAATATTTTAGCCAATTATTACCTAAAACAGGAGAAGCCAAAACAGCTTTCGCATTAATTGGATTGTTAAGCTTAGGTGCAGGTTGGTTAATTTTTAGAAGAAAGAATTAG
- a CDS encoding endonuclease MutS2, which translates to MKTQAIEQTQFNEIKEHISSFAVSKTVKERIINFKTSHNLEEVLNYQKETGEALAILKTNQSFPFMASEQIDRLFQKIEDGYVLEAKELVEIADFLKSIRRLKEFFQKNQELAPILAGYATKLQGFRSIEETIHLSIKNNQVTSVASRDLKKARQNIQKYKADISDKLHKFINNAANKSKIQEFLVIERDGILTVPIKSSFKHSVKGRIISESGKGSTSYIELENTRDLNQKLQMAQAEEMSITYQILAKLTEEIAQELNSLNETIQTIFKLELIVAKGKYSHEIDGQKVNINQDGYIHLVNGKHPLLGEKAIPLTIELGNKHRGLVITGPNSGGKTVVLKTVGLLTLMTMMGIYIPAETTSHISLFKHILVDIGDYQDFDNALSTFSGHMNNMGNILNIADNHSLVLVDEIGSGTEPTEGAALAIAMLENLVKRGTVVLASTHYGEIKDFATEKTDFITAAMAFDAQTLQPKYQLLMNAIGESNGFFIARKMKIQEDILARATHYLEK; encoded by the coding sequence ATGAAAACACAAGCAATCGAACAAACACAATTCAACGAAATCAAAGAACACATTAGTTCATTCGCCGTAAGTAAAACCGTGAAAGAAAGAATTATTAATTTTAAAACTTCACACAACTTAGAAGAAGTTTTAAACTATCAAAAAGAAACAGGCGAAGCTCTAGCAATTTTAAAAACAAATCAGAGTTTTCCGTTTATGGCAAGCGAACAAATTGACCGCCTATTCCAAAAAATTGAGGATGGTTATGTTTTAGAAGCCAAAGAGTTAGTTGAAATCGCTGACTTCTTGAAATCAATCAGAAGACTAAAAGAGTTCTTCCAGAAAAACCAAGAATTAGCGCCAATTCTAGCAGGGTACGCTACTAAATTGCAAGGTTTCCGTTCAATCGAAGAAACCATTCATTTATCAATTAAGAACAACCAAGTAACGTCCGTTGCATCCAGAGATTTAAAAAAAGCAAGACAAAATATTCAAAAATACAAAGCAGATATTAGTGACAAACTACATAAATTTATTAACAACGCCGCTAATAAATCTAAAATCCAAGAATTTCTAGTTATTGAAAGAGATGGCATTTTAACCGTTCCGATTAAGAGCTCCTTCAAACATAGCGTTAAGGGTCGAATCATTTCAGAGTCAGGCAAAGGTTCAACCTCTTATATCGAACTAGAAAATACCCGTGACTTGAATCAAAAATTACAAATGGCTCAAGCAGAAGAAATGTCAATTACCTATCAAATACTTGCTAAACTAACAGAAGAAATCGCCCAAGAACTAAACAGCTTAAACGAGACGATTCAAACTATCTTCAAGTTAGAATTAATCGTAGCTAAAGGTAAATACAGTCACGAAATAGACGGCCAAAAAGTTAATATTAATCAAGATGGTTATATCCACCTAGTTAACGGAAAACATCCCTTATTAGGCGAAAAAGCTATTCCATTAACTATCGAACTTGGTAACAAACATCGCGGATTAGTTATTACAGGACCTAACTCAGGTGGTAAAACAGTGGTCTTAAAAACAGTCGGACTACTAACACTTATGACAATGATGGGCATTTATATCCCAGCAGAAACAACCAGTCATATTAGTCTATTCAAACATATCTTAGTCGATATTGGTGACTATCAAGATTTTGATAACGCCCTAAGTACTTTCTCAGGTCATATGAATAATATGGGTAATATCTTAAACATCGCAGATAACCACTCACTTGTCCTAGTTGATGAAATTGGCAGTGGGACTGAACCAACTGAAGGAGCTGCACTAGCAATCGCCATGTTAGAAAACCTAGTTAAACGTGGAACTGTCGTTTTAGCCTCTACCCATTACGGTGAAATCAAAGACTTCGCTACAGAAAAAACAGATTTTATTACAGCAGCAATGGCATTTGACGCTCAAACACTACAACCTAAGTATCAACTACTCATGAATGCCATTGGAGAAAGTAACGGCTTCTTCATCGCACGTAAAATGAAGATACAAGAGGATATTTTAGCAAGAGCTACGCATTATTTAGAAAAATAG
- a CDS encoding LTA synthase family protein → MRFLTFLIVGLVISGLDILMFKEKSVKKNIVNSISYIVGINTLSLFTMRYILGKQYVLSLANYQNSFVFKYAMFALVLGGMILFIKGLILNKITITKNEEKMTLLAKIFTGLSILFVLIGGFLWIGTVWFIDFFGKLTPEQFLFNFNSPVTGTASNVTDTAINGPVLLLVSLLVCFVFLILTRFKLTWGNKKSISDKYVKIVGWTASVALLVFGISYSVRELQLVAVYHAYFDDSTYIKDNYHSPKDTKLTFPTKKKNLVHIYLESYENTYFDKNSGGYMEKNLMPAYEKLYDEGVSFSESDKKGGPYQTYGSSWSVASMVNMSMGLPLKIPMGGNSYGKSGYFLPGAIGIGDVLNKEGYNQTIMFGADADFGGLTSFFNNHKDFTIYDWKYAKEKGKIPNDYKVWWGYEDKKLYEYAQEEITRLANEGKPFNFTMENADTHFPNGYIEKDTPRPFDQQYANVIFHSQQQVVDFVKWIQEQPYYEDTVIVLTGDHLSMDKKFFKDFDPNYHRTTTNLIINGDFENKDIKTNNRQFAPFDMYPTILSGMGVDIEGNKLGLGTDLSSKEKTLIERDSLEKVNEELSKNSKFYNNEFVSEKKNSNY, encoded by the coding sequence ATGAGGTTTTTAACATTTTTAATCGTTGGGCTAGTCATTAGTGGACTAGATATCCTAATGTTTAAAGAAAAGAGTGTCAAAAAGAACATTGTTAATAGTATTAGTTATATAGTAGGAATTAATACCTTATCATTGTTTACCATGCGTTACATTTTAGGAAAGCAATATGTTTTGAGTTTAGCAAATTATCAAAATAGTTTTGTTTTTAAATATGCGATGTTTGCCTTAGTTTTAGGTGGGATGATTTTATTTATTAAGGGCTTAATTTTAAATAAAATCACGATTACTAAAAATGAAGAAAAGATGACGTTGTTAGCCAAAATATTTACAGGATTATCTATTCTATTTGTTTTGATTGGCGGATTTTTATGGATTGGAACAGTTTGGTTTATTGATTTCTTTGGTAAATTAACGCCAGAACAATTTTTATTTAATTTCAATTCACCCGTAACAGGAACAGCTTCTAATGTAACAGATACTGCAATTAACGGACCTGTCTTATTATTAGTGTCGTTGTTAGTTTGTTTTGTATTTCTGATCTTAACACGATTTAAACTGACATGGGGAAATAAAAAAAGTATTTCAGATAAATACGTTAAAATTGTAGGCTGGACAGCTTCAGTAGCTCTTTTAGTATTTGGGATTAGTTATAGTGTTCGTGAGTTACAATTAGTAGCTGTTTATCATGCTTATTTTGATGATTCAACATACATTAAAGATAACTACCACTCTCCAAAAGACACGAAACTAACATTTCCAACGAAAAAGAAAAATTTAGTGCATATTTATTTAGAATCATATGAAAATACATACTTTGACAAAAATTCAGGTGGGTACATGGAGAAAAATCTAATGCCTGCTTACGAAAAACTTTATGATGAAGGTGTTTCATTCTCAGAAAGCGATAAGAAAGGAGGTCCTTATCAAACATATGGTTCAAGTTGGTCAGTGGCTTCCATGGTTAACATGAGTATGGGACTACCGCTTAAAATTCCAATGGGTGGTAATTCTTATGGAAAGTCAGGTTACTTTTTACCAGGTGCGATTGGTATTGGAGATGTGCTTAATAAAGAGGGCTATAACCAAACGATTATGTTTGGAGCGGATGCTGATTTTGGTGGCCTAACTTCTTTCTTTAATAACCATAAAGATTTTACTATTTATGACTGGAAGTATGCTAAAGAAAAAGGGAAGATTCCAAACGATTACAAAGTTTGGTGGGGCTACGAAGATAAAAAACTTTATGAGTATGCCCAAGAAGAAATTACTCGTTTAGCCAATGAAGGAAAACCATTTAACTTCACTATGGAAAATGCAGACACACATTTCCCTAATGGTTATATTGAAAAAGACACACCGCGTCCTTTTGATCAGCAGTATGCGAATGTTATTTTCCATTCACAACAGCAAGTGGTTGATTTTGTTAAATGGATTCAAGAACAGCCTTACTATGAAGATACTGTGATTGTTTTAACTGGGGATCACTTAAGTATGGATAAAAAGTTCTTTAAAGATTTTGATCCTAATTATCACCGTACGACAACAAACTTAATTATCAATGGTGATTTTGAAAATAAAGATATTAAAACGAACAACCGTCAGTTTGCGCCATTTGATATGTATCCAACGATTTTATCAGGTATGGGTGTTGACATTGAAGGAAATAAATTAGGTCTTGGAACAGATCTTTCATCCAAAGAGAAAACATTAATTGAAAGAGATTCATTAGAAAAAGTTAATGAAGAGCTATCTAAAAACAGTAAATTCTATAATAATGAATTTGTGTCAGAAAAGAAAAATAGTAATTACTAG
- a CDS encoding amino acid ABC transporter ATP-binding protein — MISFKNVEKYYGSFHALKDINLTIEKGEVVVAIGPSGSGKSTMLRCINALEEITTGELFVDGVDIHDKKTNLNEVRKNLGMVFQHFNLYPNMTVLENVTIAPIKVLKEDKESAIKKAEKLLDKVGMLHKKDEYPTQLSGGQQQRIAIARSLAMEPDVMLFDEPTSALDPEMVGEVLDVMKSLAKESGMTMIVVTHEMGFAREVADRVIFMADGKILEDRESESFFDNPKDERAKQFLSKIINH; from the coding sequence ATGATTTCATTTAAAAATGTGGAGAAGTACTATGGTTCTTTCCATGCCTTAAAAGACATCAATCTAACAATTGAAAAGGGTGAAGTGGTTGTAGCTATTGGTCCTTCAGGATCAGGAAAAAGCACAATGTTGCGTTGTATTAACGCCCTTGAGGAAATTACAACAGGAGAGTTATTTGTGGATGGCGTGGACATCCATGACAAAAAAACTAACTTAAATGAAGTAAGAAAAAATTTAGGAATGGTCTTCCAGCATTTTAATTTATACCCAAATATGACCGTCTTAGAAAATGTGACGATTGCACCAATAAAAGTATTAAAAGAAGATAAAGAATCGGCCATTAAAAAGGCAGAAAAGTTACTAGATAAAGTGGGCATGTTACATAAAAAAGATGAATACCCAACCCAATTATCTGGTGGACAACAACAACGAATCGCGATTGCAAGAAGTTTAGCTATGGAACCAGATGTGATGCTCTTTGATGAACCAACATCAGCTCTTGATCCAGAAATGGTTGGAGAAGTTTTAGATGTTATGAAGTCTTTAGCAAAAGAATCAGGCATGACAATGATTGTTGTGACGCATGAAATGGGATTTGCCAGAGAAGTAGCAGATCGAGTGATCTTTATGGCGGATGGCAAAATTTTAGAGGACCGTGAATCTGAAAGTTTCTTTGATAACCCTAAAGATGAACGAGCAAAACAATTCTTGAGTAAAATTATTAATCACTAG